The Caloenas nicobarica isolate bCalNic1 chromosome 15, bCalNic1.hap1, whole genome shotgun sequence genome includes a region encoding these proteins:
- the LOC135994781 gene encoding oxidative stress-responsive serine-rich protein 1-like — MDLEAKDEEEESLQTAFKKLRVDAAGCIAALSVGDGMILRTATRATTDGAKHQPVCSKEAWHGCIRKPSRGSARAPRRRRSKSPVLHPPKFTYCNMKANDQLKHKTQADAKGSISSDIFVTAEHGTKDRHDSHFEASDDRTDPLEAFTTEEPLEKSRENRPPLSSSFETSLHSSQTSDFQSLSMLSNGKQCPCTDKKCQCKQWRTMEVYSFSGLRSVLSECEKAVLGAHAQSLQNRSPCGTGSSGSPRSCSEQARAFVDDVTIEDLSGYMEYYLYIPKKMSHMAEMMYT; from the exons ATGGACTTGGAAGCtaaagatgaagaggaagagagtCTGCAAACGGCTTTCAAAAAGCTGAGAGTGGATGCAGCAGG ATGTATTGCAGCTCTGTCTGTGGGCGATGGGATGATTCTCAGAACAGCAACAAGAGCCACCACGGATGGAGCCAAGCACCAGCCTGTCTGCTCAAAGGAAGCATGGCACGG GTGCATACGAAAGCCTTCCAGAGGATCGGCCAGAGCCCCACGTCGCAGGCGCTCCAAGTCCCCTGTCCTGCACCCTCCCAAGTTTACATATTGCAATATGAAAGCCAACGACCAGCTGAAACACAAAACCCAGGCAGACGCAAAGGGTAGTATCAGTTCAGACATTTTTGTTACAGCAGAACACGGTACGAAGGACAGACACGATTCTCACTTTGAGGCCAGCGATGACAGAACTGACCCTTTGGAAGCTTTCACCACTGAAGAGCCTTTGGAGAAGTCAAGAGAAAATCGCCCTCCTCTCTCCTCGTCCTTTGAAACCAGCTTGCATTCTAGCCAAACCTCGGATTTCCAGTCCTTATCCATGCTTAGCAACGGCAAGCAGTGCCCTTGTACGGACAAGAAATGCCAGTGCAAGCAGTGGCGAACCATGGAAGTGTACTCATTCTCCGGCTTACGGAGCGTCCTGTCGGAGTGCGAGAAGGCAGTCCTGGGAGCCCATGCCCAGTCTCTTCAGAACAGATCCCCTTGTGGGACAGGCTCATCAGGTTCTCCCAGATCTTGTTCTGAGCAAGCTCGAGCCTTTGTGGATGATGTGACTATTGAAGATCTTTCAGGATACATGGAATATTACTTGTATATTCCCAAGAAAATGTCTCACATGGCAGAAATGATGTACACTTGA